Proteins found in one Solitalea lacus genomic segment:
- a CDS encoding GntR family transcriptional regulator encodes MKFRDQQAIYLQIVEFACEQLLLGKWQQGQRIPSVRELAVELEVNPNTVLRAYEILQQEEISINKRGVGFFAADNAIEKIKAYRKEQFIAHELMPFFRNLYLLDIDFEELKAKYEAFKKEYDPTTT; translated from the coding sequence ATGAAATTTAGAGATCAACAGGCTATTTACCTGCAAATAGTGGAGTTTGCCTGCGAGCAGTTACTCCTGGGTAAATGGCAGCAGGGGCAGCGCATCCCCTCTGTACGTGAACTGGCGGTAGAGCTGGAAGTGAATCCTAATACCGTGCTGCGTGCTTATGAAATTTTACAACAAGAAGAAATTAGTATAAACAAACGAGGAGTCGGTTTTTTTGCTGCTGATAATGCCATTGAAAAGATTAAGGCCTATCGCAAGGAACAATTTATTGCGCATGAATTAATGCCTTTTTTCCGAAATCTGTATTTGCTGGATATCGATTTTGAAGAACTGAAAGCAAAATACGAAGCGTTTAAAAAAGAATACGACCCCACAACTACCTAA